The Toxorhynchites rutilus septentrionalis strain SRP chromosome 1, ASM2978413v1, whole genome shotgun sequence genome contains the following window.
TCCACTCGCTGTTATCGCAACTGTTACTGGATCCGTTGAACTCAAAGGAAGATAGGATTTTATTCCAGGTACCGTTGGCACTACCAAGGATTCGTAGGATTTTGCTAGAGCTGTGACGCTGCCACCAGGAACAGGAATAGTCGGATCCGGGTACAGCATACCCTGATTCAATGGAGTAGGGCTGCTAGAAGATCCTACCTTCGACGAAACAGTCATCGATTGTGTGACTCTGGGATTTGTTTGGCTGATGTTTGGAACCGGCAGAGTAACCTTTTCTCCGGGCGTTGACGATTTTAGCTGCTCAGCTCCGCCTACTTTGGCTTCCTTACTAAGCCATTTCTCCATCCGCTCACACCTATTCTTCACACTTACTCCGCTTCTTCTGCTTGACGAATCCTTTTCATCTTCTATACGCATCAATAATGCATACCTCTGCTTCAAGTATTCCTGCTCTTCGTCCAGCTGCTTTAACTTGGCTTCTTCTTCCAGTTTACGGATCCTTTCTTCTTCATCCGCGCGCTTCTGCTTCAGTTTCCGTTGATCCTCAAGCAGTTGTAGGCTGAGCTGCAATCTCTGCGATACTCGACTGCTTTTGCTGACAGACGACTCATTAAACGATACATCAGACTTCGCTGCACCCTCACAGTCTGCCAGACAATCGCTGCACTTCCAACTCTTATCCGGCTCCGCAATGGATTCGCCAACACCTGCGCAGTTAAAGTGAACCCACGACTCACAAGCATCACAACACACCATGCCTTCCTGCAAATCTGGACGATCGCATTTCTTACAATACTTCTCCTGATTTCCCGGGACTGTATCATTTCCCGTTATTTTATTCTCGTCCGACATATCGAGATCAATCTAATAGACCCTAACTGTATTAAACTACTCTGCTATCTACTACTTTTGATTTAGCTAGCAGCAGCGAATCTCGCGACCGGTGGAAGTGACAAACTTAAGCTAAGTGCACTGACTTTATTTGCTGCTTTCCTACTCCGGTTCGTGTTTCCTGTCACACTCTGGACTCGCTTTGGCTCGGGTTGGCTCTTCAACTATAGGTCTTCTTCAAAATGTCCCTCTTCCAGGGCAGATAACCGCAACAACAATCTCCAACTGGCAGAAAATCATCCAACTTCGGATGAAATCTTTGAAGAAAATGTTCTTTTTCGTGAGAACAAACACCGTCTTCGTAGCAGCTGACTTAGCAGCTTCAAAGCTGTAATTTATTATTTCAATTAGTTACAAATTCAGGTAAGTATTCTAATCTTACATTTCAGTTTTCTTCTGTTCTTTTTACAGGTTCGTTTAATCCTGGATGGACGATTCCAGATTGATCTAAAGGTAAGTACATCACAGGTTATGTCCGTTTCCATTTCTCTTTCAGATTACATACCTCGAATTCAGTAATTTTCCACTTACTACGTAGCACTACACTACACTATTTACTCACAAATTCTAAATATCTATCTACTCTTTTAACTCCGATATAAATactttttccacttgtttaatTTTACTCAAAGAACTTGATGCAAACGCTAATTCACTGGTGCAATTGTTTTGTTGTTTACATCTATACGTCATACCGTTCACTTCGCCCGACAATGTCGTTTCGCTCGTGAGGGTTCGGCTAATCGGTTCACCACCTTTTCGCCGCAACGAGGGGTATCGGCGACAGTGCTAAGGATGACTTACTTTCTATCAATGCTAGTTTGAGTGTAATAGCTTTAGCATCATAACAATCATTTTAATTTATCTTTGGCAACACATTAAAACATAagcaatgtgtgcgtgtgatgtaaaaaaatacacaaGCCATCCTCACCAGACGGCATGCAAACCGGCGCGGTGCATCATTTCATCGACCTGCTATTCAGGATATAAATCGCACCCCGGTCGTGACATCTCTCATTTACAACGCATTATCGAAAATCCGGAATGATTCCGCTCTCGACTTTCGTATCAATCAAAAACGCAGTGTGTGTGACATTTGCATTAAGAAAGACTGTACATTGCTCGCTGGCTAGAGCGACATCAGGAAATAAAGTTTTCAACTGATTCATTCGCCTCCATCCTCGATAAGGCCatttagaaaacattcaatgaaGCATTCAGGGGTTGAGCTCATGGTCGTTAGGCGGACGAGTAACCAATTGGCTACGAAGACTCCTTCTTTCAGCCTTTTCGAGAAAGGCTTGAGCGAGACTGTATTATAGAAATCACAAATGACCTCTTCTATACTCTCGCACGTTGCAATAACTTGCAAATGAACGGAGTTTTAAATGCAACATTTTCTCTCAATGTTCGTAGAACAAACACTTTTGCAAATCAGACCcacaccaaggcgcctagaagtatatcctaaggtggaccaacttgctaaaagcactcttcagccatcttggtggtctactgtgttttgtttgtaaacaaaacacacttcgctagtgccgaagctcgctcctgatcagtctgtctctttcacgcttcaagcttccccttctgctttcttccgtactgttttcatataccgctcccctaaccaacttagtgacgaaacggcctcaccttaggatatacttctaggcgccttgacccacagaaaaaaaacgaagacgACTGACCCCGTGAAGGTAAGTAAGGTGAGGGATTACTTCAAGCATAATCCGAACCTTTCGATTCGAGACGTGACCAAGAAGGTCAATTCTTCCGTCTGGTTCGTCCAGCAGACAATAAAGCGGGTCGCACTCCATGTCTTCAAGGTAAGGAAAGAAAGTCCAACCAATCAACAAGTTGTATATAACGACCGGCCCCATAAACGGCcaaatatacgaagaagaatgcCTCCAGAAGCGACTGATGCCCAACCTCCGGTCTCATGAAGGTGACACTCTGTTTTGGTCGGATCTGTCATCGTGCCAATACGCGAAACCAGTGATGAAGTGGCACGAAGCCAACGATGTTGTTTTTGTGTCGAAGGAGGCATATTTGCCAAACTTGCCAGaacttcgacaaaaaaaaaaaaagttctgcgcGCTTATGAAAGGCAAGCTCCGGAAAACAAGGAAGGTCTTCAAAAACGACCAGAATTTGAAGAAAGGgtgaatgaaagtgtgtatgaAAATGGTGCAAGTGCTGCACAGGATTTGATGGGTAGCATTAAACTCAAGGTTCGGGCTTTTAGCCTAGGAGAGGAGGTTGGATAAACCAACTTTGCAAAAACATACCCAATATATGTTTATTTATTCCATGAGGGTTTCAAAAACATCCGacttaaaatgaatttttaatattatttttgtctgttgcattttttttccgaaaatgatcTTTACCATGGTGGAAGGACAACTTTCTTTTGTCTATTTCAAAAAAACTTTACCCCCGAATATCGTATGAATATTAAAATCTAATTTTTAAACATAACGATCAAAATGGAATCTTTTCAATATTGCTTGTTAAAACTAAGGCTTAAGTAACAATTACACGTAGAAGTGATCAGCAAAATGGACCGAATCAATCAAGCGAGAATCGAGCGAAGGGACGATAAGAAGCGCAATATTCAAATGCAAAAGGCAACGATTCGCTCCGAAACCTCTCGATCTCCGATTGTGAGCCAAGCACAAACCGCTTACTCCTTAATCACCAACGGCATCACCACCAAGGGGGCATTAAACTTCGGATTGTCGGAGTACAGTGACCACGTCCGCCGGCGGCAGTCAAAGATTCCGACGCAAATGGTCTTCACGATATCTTTTGCGTCTCTCTCGCGAAACACGGTATGATCTTTACCGCTCTGATCGCCCAGCATTCGGATAACATCGTTCAGGGACTTCGGTGCGTTGAACGAATTGAACGTCTTCATCCGTTCCACGCTGGAGTCGATTATCAGACCGGTGACCTCGGGAACCGTCAGCCGGAGGTACTTGTTCGCATGCACGATGTACTCGCCGGGGCTCGCCGTCAGAATGTTCAGCTGGGATTGGTTCTTATCAGCGGGCCCCATCTCAGCATTGTGGAACAAGCGATCACCCTCTTGTCTACGGGAAAGAACAGTGTTATCTCATTAATCCTAAACCACCGTCGGGTTTCAAACAACACTCACTTGAGGAATGTCATATTAATGGAGCACCCATCTGCGGCTCCTACCCCGTTATCACGCAGAATTTGTTGCGCTTGTACAAAGTTTTCCGCCGATAGTAAGGCACGGGTAATAAAATGTCGAGCTGTAAAGTTgcgagaaataaaaataatgagatGTCACTCGAGATAAACCACCACCAAGCACCACTCACGTGTCTTTCCACCGTGTAAATTTTTAGCACTCAGCGTGTTGATCGAGAAAACCAGCCCGTGATGGTTGTAGTTCATGGTGTAGCCCGGCAGATGGCCGGCGTAGCATAGCGATGTGAATCGTTCCTCTGTCACGTTGTACTTGCCTTGGGGCGCATCCGAAACGATATGGGCCGAGACGAAGTAATAGTGGTTCAGCACCTCACTCAGAGCGTCCTCCGTATGGGCTAGAATTTCCTGTGGATCAAATGGGACATTATGAGGCGCTTGGATCTTTTTCCCGAATCTCAATCTTACACAATCCGGTTCATTGACGCAAATGGTGGAGCACCCGATCGGTTGGTTGATGCTGTTCCTACCGTCGACGGCAATCGGCAAAATATCGTCCATATGcagcagaaatagctgcaattAGAAATACAGCGATGTAATCAAATTGTAATCAAACGAAACGTCGCCACCGGAGACTGGATCAAGGATTCACTCGGTCGAGGTGTTGTGATTCAGGTGTTTAGCATACCGGGTGAATCTGTCCGTCAATTGGTGTGGGATAGATGAGTTTAATTGTTCACAAATTGATCGGCCCTCAGTATGGTCAAACGAGTGAATAATCCACTTCATTCAACGGGTGATATCATTTGATCTGTTAGTGTCGTAGGCTcaattttctaaaattaatACTTTATCGAACGGTCATTAATATTTATTAGAGTGTCTCGCCGACACGTCACGTTATTACCGAGCAAACAGCGCGCGTTATGCGGATAGGTGCATTCCCCCGGTGGGAAAATGTCGGTCACCGTAAAGGCTGGCACGCAGGATATATTGGCGATACATTGCTTGTTTGTGCAACAAAGCGTGTCCTCGTTCGACCTCAAGTTCAAGCCACCACACCATTCGTGGAACGCAAGAGAACAATATTCCGGatgtttttataatatttttaaaatcctaATAGGTTTACTTTGGGTAAAAACCACTGATGTGTGGTGTCATTGCGAGATTACACAGCATAAGTTTTGTAGGGTGAACCTGCGCGAATGGCTTATCGATCACGTCACGAATCGACAGGTAAATTACTGCATCATTCTGTTATTGTTGTAACGAGCAATGAATGATGTGTATAATTGGAACAGACGATAAATGGATAGCTTATGTGGGATGACAGCATGTGCTCCGATTTTATGCCATAACAGCCGAGTTGCACGTTGTATCACACGCGCATACACACGCGTCTTGGCGGGGTTTATAATTTCATCGATTAATCCAATCAAAGTGATCTGTGCACAGCTGTCATTAGAGCAACTTTGAAGGAAGGCGTGTGCCGCGGGACGATGGAAtggaaacattgtttgttttcttccTAATTGCTGAAGGCACACATTTGTTGTCGTTGCCCGGAGTTTATCAACATTCTTCATCGATGCAAAAATGCCGGACAAATCGCCggcttagtaattatttgtACAAGGTGCATTTTAAAGTAAATACAAACAGATTCATAGTGAGTAGTATGTAGCCAATAACAGAGCTTGGGCTTGGGTAGACCgttca
Protein-coding sequences here:
- the LOC129766510 gene encoding beta-alanyl-dopamine/carcinine hydrolase; the protein is MTPSIKNIPRRQAIPILYTRGTHYDVGYDVGRTFAALIKNFLQLSGPLNETYLPLYNTDEGRKVYNETLESVKKSFPQYIRELEGTADGAQVEFHKLFLLHMDDILPIAVDGRNSINQPIGCSTICVNEPDCEILAHTEDALSEVLNHYYFVSAHIVSDAPQGKYNVTEERFTSLCYAGHLPGYTMNYNHHGLVFSINTLSAKNLHGGKTPRHFITRALLSAENFVQAQQILRDNGVGAADGCSINMTFLKQEGDRLFHNAEMGPADKNQSQLNILTASPGEYIVHANKYLRLTVPEVTGLIIDSSVERMKTFNSFNAPKSLNDVIRMLGDQSGKDHTVFRERDAKDIVKTICVGIFDCRRRTWSLYSDNPKFNAPLVVMPLVIKE